One genomic segment of Candidatus Micrarchaeota archaeon includes these proteins:
- a CDS encoding fibrillarin-like rRNA/tRNA 2'-O-methyltransferase yields the protein MIEEIFPNVFKVKGKLATKNLITDHPVYGERIVKLNGCEYRLWNPYRSKLAAAILSGLTHMVIEPGATVLYLGAATGTTCSHVSDIVGREGTVYCVEFSPESMQKLVEVCRWRDNMVPIFADARNPDEYFEYVDPEELVNVDVIYEDVAQPDQIDILVRNSERFLKRNGYVMLAVKSQSIDVSKPVKVVFEEVINEFSKNFQLIEQIDIHRFEKDHIFLVGQKL from the coding sequence ATGATAGAGGAGATATTTCCCAATGTGTTCAAGGTCAAAGGTAAACTCGCAACAAAAAATCTTATTACAGACCATCCGGTTTACGGAGAACGCATCGTTAAACTCAACGGTTGCGAATATAGGTTGTGGAATCCGTATCGTAGCAAACTGGCTGCAGCCATACTCTCAGGTCTTACTCATATGGTAATAGAACCGGGTGCTACCGTGCTTTATCTCGGTGCTGCTACCGGGACAACATGTTCTCACGTGTCCGATATCGTAGGCAGGGAGGGTACTGTTTATTGCGTTGAGTTCTCACCAGAATCCATGCAGAAACTCGTTGAAGTGTGCAGGTGGAGAGATAATATGGTGCCGATATTCGCAGATGCGCGAAACCCGGACGAATATTTTGAGTACGTCGACCCTGAAGAGTTGGTGAATGTAGACGTCATCTATGAAGATGTTGCCCAACCTGATCAGATAGATATCCTTGTGCGTAACTCTGAAAGGTTTCTAAAAAGAAACGGATACGTGATGTTGGCGGTCAAATCACAGAGCATAGACGTGTCCAAACCTGTGAAAGTTGTTTTTGAAGAGGTGATCAACGAGTTTTCAAAGAACTTCCAACTTATAGAACAGATAGATATACACAGGTTTGAAAAGGATCATATCTTTTTGGTCGGTCAGAAACTCTAG
- the leuS gene encoding leucine--tRNA ligase has product MSIDWNELERRWQTEWDKAKVAEAVREEGKKKFYMVFAYPYPTGFLHTGHMRGYTYADMITRFKRLAGYNAMLPIGIHATGNGVIAKAQLIARGDEKYINYLRENNVPEEDIKKLTDPETFVRYFGKLYVRDMKRFGILINERTYVTTIDRIYNKFIEWQFHKLMDLGLLIQKEYYATYCENCGPVSVDPAETDVSKGGNAEKIEYTLLKFRTDIDNYGTVYLIAATLRPETVFGQTNLWVDPDEEYVVMDVEGETWVGSKPFAEKIKYQKDRVEIKGTVKGSDLIGKYVMAPGIMREIIVLPSKFCDPNVGSGIVTSVPSDAPHDWMGLYDLQNHPEECKKYGLNREEVQKIQPIPIIETPGWGEFPAKEICERMGIRSSTDPKLEDAKKEIYKSGYYKGVMRETAGKYAGMPVEKAKELVKQELIKEGLADIFYDLSEEVICRCGGRVFIKKVDHQWFIDYSKDWLNERAIEWGKQMNVKPQEYYEFLPDALRWFKERPCARMGRWLGTKFPFDERYTIEAISDSTLYPIFYLVSMYKDRFTPEQLTLKFFDYVFLGKGDAKSVAEENGMDVSLVEEIKKNVWYWYPLDINLGGKEHTTVHFPPFVKNHVAILPKELWPRGIFVNYWIISHTKEKLSKSKGGAQPVPGMAERYGVDPMRLFYANIAKPYVDVEFDEKQVFEYRERLEWMYNEVKRLWELSEQLTDARTHIDDWLEHRIKAYLWQIEKDIDSFELKHATDIVYYRILSDIQWYLKRKGRNREVLRNTIKTLVQLMSPFTPHLAEEIWHTVIGESTLVCQTKLPPIEKTEFIEKDSEWYIKKVTEDVNHILKVIKKEPKKITFFVSAPWKREMVRKALTVEYNMKSIMDALMTDRRFEEHKREIATLIKKVFKMLPEYRDMPELNEEEILTNASEYFKERFDAEIVVMKEGDASDPKAKNALPLKPAIKIE; this is encoded by the coding sequence ATGAGTATCGATTGGAACGAATTAGAGAGGAGATGGCAAACAGAATGGGACAAGGCTAAGGTTGCTGAAGCGGTAAGGGAAGAAGGAAAAAAGAAATTCTACATGGTTTTTGCGTATCCGTACCCGACTGGGTTCCTGCACACAGGACACATGAGAGGGTATACATATGCGGACATGATAACACGGTTCAAACGTCTTGCAGGATACAATGCAATGTTACCCATAGGGATACATGCCACCGGTAACGGAGTAATCGCAAAGGCGCAACTTATTGCAAGAGGTGATGAAAAGTATATCAACTATCTGAGAGAGAACAACGTGCCTGAAGAGGATATTAAAAAACTCACGGACCCCGAGACTTTCGTAAGATATTTCGGTAAGCTGTACGTAAGAGATATGAAAAGGTTTGGTATCCTGATCAATGAGAGAACGTATGTTACAACAATCGATAGGATATACAACAAATTCATAGAATGGCAGTTTCACAAACTGATGGACCTGGGACTGCTGATACAGAAAGAATACTATGCAACCTATTGTGAGAACTGCGGACCGGTTTCCGTAGACCCTGCTGAGACGGATGTCAGCAAAGGAGGAAATGCTGAAAAAATCGAATACACGCTACTAAAGTTCAGGACGGATATCGATAACTACGGGACTGTGTACTTGATCGCCGCTACACTAAGACCTGAGACGGTATTCGGCCAAACCAATCTATGGGTCGACCCTGATGAAGAGTATGTTGTGATGGATGTTGAAGGGGAAACATGGGTCGGTAGCAAACCGTTTGCTGAAAAGATAAAATACCAGAAAGACCGCGTTGAAATAAAAGGTACTGTAAAAGGAAGCGATTTGATAGGCAAATACGTCATGGCCCCCGGTATAATGAGAGAGATAATCGTACTCCCCTCAAAATTCTGCGACCCGAACGTAGGTTCTGGTATCGTGACCTCTGTACCTTCCGACGCGCCGCACGATTGGATGGGTCTGTACGACTTGCAAAACCATCCGGAAGAATGTAAAAAGTACGGACTGAACCGCGAAGAGGTACAGAAGATACAACCTATACCGATAATAGAAACACCCGGCTGGGGCGAATTTCCTGCAAAAGAGATATGTGAAAGAATGGGAATAAGAAGTTCCACAGACCCCAAACTTGAAGATGCTAAAAAAGAGATATACAAATCGGGTTATTACAAAGGTGTGATGAGAGAAACCGCGGGTAAATACGCTGGTATGCCTGTGGAAAAGGCAAAAGAACTCGTTAAACAAGAACTTATCAAAGAAGGGTTGGCAGATATCTTCTACGACCTTTCAGAAGAAGTGATATGTAGATGTGGCGGGCGCGTATTCATAAAAAAGGTGGATCACCAGTGGTTCATCGATTATAGCAAAGACTGGCTGAATGAAAGGGCGATCGAATGGGGTAAACAGATGAATGTTAAACCTCAAGAGTACTACGAATTCTTACCCGATGCATTACGTTGGTTTAAAGAAAGACCTTGTGCACGAATGGGAAGATGGCTAGGTACAAAGTTCCCGTTTGATGAAAGGTATACTATTGAAGCGATTTCGGATTCTACACTCTACCCAATATTCTATCTGGTATCCATGTACAAAGATAGGTTCACCCCTGAACAGTTAACACTCAAATTCTTTGATTATGTGTTCTTAGGTAAAGGTGATGCGAAATCCGTTGCTGAAGAGAACGGGATGGACGTATCGTTGGTAGAGGAAATAAAGAAAAACGTATGGTACTGGTATCCGTTGGACATAAACCTCGGAGGTAAAGAACATACCACGGTACATTTCCCTCCGTTCGTTAAGAACCATGTAGCAATCCTACCGAAAGAGTTATGGCCGAGAGGAATCTTTGTAAACTATTGGATAATCTCGCATACGAAAGAGAAATTATCGAAGAGTAAGGGCGGGGCGCAACCGGTTCCGGGCATGGCTGAGAGATACGGGGTAGACCCGATGCGGCTGTTCTATGCGAACATAGCAAAACCGTACGTAGATGTAGAGTTTGATGAGAAGCAGGTCTTCGAATACCGGGAAAGATTAGAATGGATGTACAACGAAGTGAAACGGTTGTGGGAACTGAGCGAACAACTTACCGATGCACGAACGCACATAGATGACTGGCTGGAACATAGAATAAAAGCATATCTATGGCAGATAGAGAAAGATATCGACAGTTTTGAACTTAAACATGCAACCGATATCGTATACTACCGAATACTGTCAGATATACAATGGTATCTGAAAAGAAAGGGTAGGAACAGAGAGGTGCTTAGAAATACCATAAAAACATTAGTTCAACTGATGTCGCCTTTCACACCGCACCTTGCGGAGGAGATATGGCACACCGTAATAGGTGAATCTACGTTGGTCTGTCAGACAAAACTTCCTCCTATAGAAAAGACAGAATTCATAGAAAAGGATTCTGAATGGTACATAAAGAAGGTCACGGAAGATGTAAACCATATACTCAAGGTGATAAAGAAGGAACCAAAGAAGATCACGTTCTTTGTTTCGGCACCTTGGAAGAGAGAGATGGTCAGAAAAGCGTTAACAGTCGAATACAACATGAAATCGATAATGGATGCATTGATGACCGATAGACGGTTCGAAGAACATAAGAGAGAGATCGCTACCTTGATCAAGAAAGTCTTCAAGATGTTACCTGAGTATAGGGACATGCCCGAACTGAACGAAGAAGAAATCCTGACAAACGCATCAGAATACTTTAAAGAGAGGTTTGATGCAGAAATCGTTGTAATGAAAGAGGGAGACGCTTCGGACCCGAAGGCAAAGAATGCGTTACCGCTCAAACCCGCCATAAAGATAGAATAG
- a CDS encoding isoleucine--tRNA ligase — protein MLNHKEIEENILKFWREKRIREKLNEKHKDKPFYFCEGPPYATGDPHPGTVWNHVIKDMYLRYIRMKGYYVHDRAGFDTHGLPIEVKVEKEEGVTSKGDIEEKIGVKTFIDKCKRFATRYIKSMSEKFERFGVWLDFENHYATYRNSYMEQVWQNIKRADDKGLLYEGNYVVPYCPRCQTTLANYELEYFEKEDPSIFVKFKLKDKPNEYLVIWTTTPWTLISNLAVMVHPSATYVRVKVDDEVWIVAKDRLDYVLEKTGKSGVIIDEMSGKRLDGLRYEHPLQEFIGKTYDRHVVLSDEYVTMEEGSGLVHCAPGHGPEDYEIGKRYDLEIYSPVTKEGTFDETAGKYAGLEVLKTNDIVIEDLEKKGALLFAETIKHRYMRCWRCKTPLIYINMKQWFIKVGDIKDKMLENIANTVWVPDYLRKRMSDFVGETSNWCISRQRYWGIPLPIWRCERCGAVKVVGSFKELPKKLDDYHRPYIDEVTLKCDSCGGEMRRVPDVLDVWVDSGNAVWASLTDDERKRYEVADFIVEGRDQVRGWFYSLLAFGTIHYDRAPYKTVMQHGMFLAEDGNTMSKSLGNFVPVEKIIEQYGADAFRLWVMKNVPWEDVKFSWNELKEAKASLNILANIGTFIDRFVDERIDYSDEDLLIEDRWIISKFNSTLKKATEAMDQYNFHIATRVLKEFAEEMLSRRYIKLVKSRIKADKKKEVALSVLFDVYFDFLKAFGIVAPFLSEHIYQTVYKKRLNGEESIFMYDWPEYDTLKIDPSVERMFDVADQVVSTVNTLRQKAGIKLRWPVEEIIFVPFDSFSEEAVMKFSDVIRDMANIKDVRIESKVDSQVKVTLDEEKIKELYKDLADDIFKEVYNVDPIELQKTVGLGKLFKGTGYELKPELVVVEESYPGYEVGLCDYGKVYLKSTLSEELFEEGMLREVIRRIQMMRKENRLVESDTIDVVINASDKLANIIEKHTDEFKRAVNASSITMTDKTQEKSWKIEGEQLSVSIKRKK, from the coding sequence GTGTTGAATCACAAAGAGATCGAGGAAAATATATTGAAATTCTGGCGTGAAAAAAGGATACGTGAGAAGTTGAATGAGAAACACAAGGATAAACCGTTCTACTTCTGTGAGGGACCTCCTTATGCAACAGGTGACCCGCATCCCGGAACAGTGTGGAATCATGTTATCAAGGATATGTATTTAAGGTATATCAGGATGAAAGGCTACTACGTACATGACAGAGCAGGTTTTGATACTCACGGCTTACCTATCGAAGTTAAAGTCGAAAAAGAGGAGGGAGTAACATCTAAAGGTGACATCGAAGAGAAAATAGGTGTTAAAACGTTCATCGATAAATGTAAACGGTTCGCTACCAGGTACATCAAAAGTATGAGTGAAAAGTTTGAACGGTTCGGTGTTTGGCTGGATTTCGAAAACCATTATGCAACTTATAGAAACTCCTATATGGAACAGGTTTGGCAGAATATAAAACGGGCCGATGATAAGGGATTGCTGTATGAGGGGAATTACGTAGTTCCCTATTGTCCCCGTTGTCAAACAACTTTGGCTAACTATGAACTCGAATATTTTGAAAAAGAGGACCCGAGCATCTTTGTCAAATTCAAACTTAAGGACAAACCGAACGAATACTTGGTCATATGGACCACTACACCATGGACGTTGATATCCAACCTTGCCGTGATGGTTCATCCGTCTGCTACGTACGTTAGAGTTAAGGTCGACGATGAGGTATGGATCGTTGCGAAAGACCGATTGGATTACGTGTTGGAGAAGACTGGAAAAAGTGGTGTGATCATCGATGAGATGAGCGGTAAACGACTCGACGGGTTGAGATACGAGCATCCTCTTCAGGAGTTTATAGGAAAAACCTACGATAGACACGTAGTTCTCAGTGATGAATACGTTACAATGGAGGAGGGTTCAGGTCTGGTTCATTGTGCGCCAGGTCACGGTCCAGAGGATTATGAGATAGGAAAACGGTACGACCTCGAGATTTATTCTCCGGTTACTAAAGAGGGCACGTTTGACGAAACCGCGGGCAAATACGCCGGTTTGGAGGTTTTGAAAACCAACGATATCGTGATAGAGGACCTTGAGAAGAAAGGCGCTCTTCTCTTTGCTGAGACGATTAAGCATAGGTATATGCGTTGTTGGCGTTGTAAGACACCTCTCATATACATAAACATGAAACAGTGGTTCATAAAAGTAGGAGATATCAAAGATAAGATGTTGGAAAACATAGCAAATACTGTATGGGTGCCAGATTACCTACGTAAACGAATGAGTGATTTTGTAGGCGAGACCTCTAATTGGTGCATTTCGCGACAGAGGTACTGGGGGATACCCTTACCGATATGGAGATGTGAACGTTGTGGTGCTGTAAAGGTTGTAGGTTCCTTTAAAGAACTTCCGAAAAAACTTGATGACTACCATAGACCGTACATCGATGAGGTGACATTGAAGTGCGATTCATGCGGAGGTGAGATGCGTAGGGTTCCGGATGTGTTGGATGTTTGGGTCGATTCCGGGAATGCGGTTTGGGCTTCTTTGACCGATGATGAAAGAAAGAGGTATGAAGTCGCAGATTTTATAGTTGAGGGACGTGATCAGGTGCGTGGATGGTTCTATTCTCTGTTGGCTTTCGGTACGATCCATTACGACAGGGCTCCGTACAAGACAGTTATGCAGCACGGTATGTTCCTTGCTGAAGATGGTAACACGATGAGTAAGAGCCTCGGCAACTTTGTACCGGTTGAGAAGATAATCGAACAGTACGGTGCAGACGCCTTTAGGTTGTGGGTTATGAAAAACGTTCCTTGGGAAGATGTAAAATTCAGTTGGAACGAACTCAAGGAGGCGAAAGCGTCCCTTAATATACTGGCTAATATAGGTACGTTTATCGACAGGTTTGTGGATGAACGGATAGACTATTCCGATGAAGACCTGTTGATCGAAGACAGATGGATAATATCCAAGTTCAATTCAACACTGAAGAAGGCTACCGAAGCGATGGACCAGTACAACTTCCACATTGCTACGAGAGTGTTGAAAGAGTTTGCAGAGGAAATGCTCAGCAGAAGGTACATAAAACTTGTCAAATCGAGGATAAAGGCGGATAAGAAGAAAGAGGTTGCATTATCGGTGCTCTTCGACGTATACTTCGATTTCTTGAAAGCCTTCGGTATAGTTGCTCCTTTCTTGAGCGAACACATCTACCAAACAGTCTATAAAAAGAGGTTGAACGGTGAAGAATCTATATTTATGTACGATTGGCCGGAGTACGATACACTGAAGATAGACCCAAGCGTTGAACGGATGTTCGATGTTGCGGATCAGGTAGTGAGTACGGTCAACACCTTGAGACAGAAGGCAGGTATCAAACTCAGATGGCCTGTCGAAGAAATAATCTTTGTGCCTTTTGACAGTTTCTCCGAAGAAGCGGTCATGAAGTTTTCAGATGTGATCAGAGATATGGCTAACATTAAGGATGTTCGGATCGAATCGAAAGTTGATTCGCAGGTCAAGGTAACCTTGGACGAGGAGAAAATAAAAGAGTTGTACAAGGATCTTGCAGACGATATATTCAAAGAAGTGTATAACGTGGATCCGATCGAACTTCAGAAGACCGTGGGATTAGGTAAACTATTCAAGGGGACCGGTTACGAACTCAAACCCGAGTTGGTGGTTGTCGAAGAGAGTTATCCCGGATACGAGGTAGGGTTGTGCGATTACGGAAAGGTTTATCTCAAATCAACGTTATCTGAAGAGTTGTTCGAAGAGGGTATGCTGCGTGAGGTAATACGAAGGATACAGATGATGAGAAAAGAAAACAGGTTGGTCGAATCGGACACTATCGATGTGGTTATCAATGCATCGGACAAATTGGCTAACATCATCGAAAAGCATACTGATGAATTCAAGAGGGCGGTTAACGCATCATCGATAACAATGACTGATAAAACTCAGGAGAAATCCTGGAAAATCGAAGGAGAACAACTGAGTGTATCTATCAAAAGAAAAAAGTGA
- a CDS encoding replication factor C small subunit has protein sequence MLLPWVEKYRPKTLDEIIGQDEIVASLKAFVKKKNMPHLLFAGPPGVGKTTATLALARELFGEDFKSSLLELNASDERGIDIVRGKIKDFARTVALSEVPFKIVFLDEADSLTADAQHALRRTMELYSNITRFILSCNYSSKIIQPIQSRCAVFRFSYLSEDDIKKMLNRIIKSEKLKVDKKALEAIIYISEGDMRKAINALQGAAMLSSHITAEAIFKLSSRAHPTEVRNLLEEAVNGSFTKAKEYLNKLMRDYSMSGEDILLQMYREIENVNLPEKTKVELVDKIGEYDFRLVEGANERIQLEALLAQLRLIGMKK, from the coding sequence TTGCTTCTTCCATGGGTCGAAAAGTACAGACCGAAGACGCTGGATGAAATTATAGGGCAAGATGAGATTGTAGCCAGTCTTAAGGCGTTCGTTAAGAAGAAGAACATGCCGCACCTACTGTTTGCAGGTCCGCCCGGCGTTGGAAAGACAACCGCTACATTGGCACTCGCAAGGGAACTCTTCGGCGAGGATTTTAAGAGCAGTCTCCTTGAATTGAATGCAAGCGATGAGAGAGGGATAGATATTGTGAGAGGAAAGATTAAGGATTTTGCAAGGACTGTTGCATTGTCAGAAGTGCCGTTCAAAATAGTGTTCCTGGACGAAGCCGATTCATTAACCGCTGACGCGCAGCATGCATTAAGGCGTACGATGGAGTTGTATTCGAACATAACGCGGTTTATACTCTCATGCAACTACTCGTCAAAGATAATACAACCTATACAGAGCAGATGTGCCGTCTTCAGGTTTTCGTACCTGAGCGAAGACGATATCAAAAAGATGCTTAACAGAATAATAAAAAGCGAAAAATTAAAGGTGGACAAAAAGGCATTGGAAGCCATTATATACATCTCCGAAGGGGATATGAGAAAGGCGATTAATGCTTTGCAAGGAGCGGCAATGTTATCTTCTCACATCACCGCAGAAGCAATATTCAAACTCAGCAGCAGAGCGCATCCCACAGAGGTACGGAACCTCCTGGAAGAGGCCGTTAACGGAAGCTTTACCAAAGCAAAGGAGTACTTGAACAAACTCATGAGGGATTACTCTATGAGCGGAGAAGATATACTTCTACAGATGTACAGAGAGATAGAGAACGTGAATCTACCAGAAAAGACAAAGGTCGAACTCGTTGATAAGATAGGTGAATACGATTTCAGATTGGTCGAAGGCGCCAACGAAAGGATACAGTTGGAGGCGTTACTTGCCCAATTACGGTTGATAGGTATGAAGAAGTGA
- a CDS encoding NOP58 family protein, translated as MNSTKSSKKRDVLLKKIKTRVTQSLRREDNIIIEEVSTVETIDKVLNLLYERLEDWTKIYYPEIRYKSMEQLVNKVSKETDKPLPVKSILDLVSSLYEHRKQLVEDIRKRTRKLCPNMSYLIGEELTAKLLSAAGSLERLADAPASTVQVLGAEKAFFKHLRKGTKPPKHGLLFQYPAVNRAPKRLRGKIARAIATKLAIAAKADALTKNFIADKLKEKMDRQIDRILKNVRR; from the coding sequence ATGAACTCTACTAAATCCTCTAAAAAAAGAGATGTTCTTTTGAAGAAGATAAAGACCAGGGTTACGCAATCTTTGAGAAGAGAAGATAACATAATCATCGAAGAGGTGTCTACGGTCGAAACTATCGATAAAGTGTTAAACCTTTTGTACGAACGTCTAGAAGATTGGACTAAAATCTATTATCCCGAGATACGGTACAAAAGTATGGAACAACTGGTTAACAAAGTTTCCAAAGAAACAGATAAACCGCTACCTGTTAAGTCTATACTTGACCTTGTATCTTCTCTGTACGAACATCGTAAACAACTCGTCGAAGACATCAGAAAACGCACCCGTAAACTGTGTCCCAACATGTCTTATCTTATCGGTGAGGAACTTACTGCAAAACTTCTGAGCGCTGCCGGTAGCCTTGAGCGTTTGGCAGATGCCCCTGCAAGTACTGTCCAGGTTTTGGGTGCTGAGAAGGCTTTTTTCAAGCACCTGCGGAAGGGCACGAAACCGCCTAAGCACGGATTATTGTTTCAGTATCCTGCAGTTAACCGGGCACCTAAACGTCTTAGAGGCAAGATTGCGCGTGCTATCGCGACGAAGTTAGCTATTGCTGCAAAGGCGGATGCCTTAACCAAAAACTTCATAGCCGACAAACTCAAGGAGAAGATGGATAGACAGATTGACCGTATCCTTAAGAACGTGAGAAGATGA
- a CDS encoding NUDIX domain-containing protein, giving the protein MVKERSVGAVIYRLEASQPYYLLLHYGAGHWDFPKGHPEKGESDMEALRREIWEETGITDVVFDLEFREKIHYFFRKEGKTVYKEVVFFLGQTKTKEVKLSFEHIGYAWLTYEKALKQLTFDSSKQVLEKAHEHLKRNPPLTEFM; this is encoded by the coding sequence ATGGTCAAAGAGAGGTCTGTGGGAGCGGTTATCTACCGGTTGGAAGCGTCACAACCTTATTACCTGCTCTTACATTACGGTGCCGGACATTGGGACTTTCCAAAAGGTCATCCGGAGAAGGGCGAGTCGGACATGGAGGCACTGAGAAGAGAGATCTGGGAAGAAACAGGTATCACAGACGTTGTTTTTGATCTGGAATTCCGAGAAAAGATCCACTATTTCTTCAGAAAGGAAGGTAAAACAGTGTACAAGGAAGTGGTCTTCTTCTTAGGTCAAACTAAAACCAAAGAGGTAAAGCTTTCGTTTGAACATATCGGATACGCATGGCTCACCTACGAAAAGGCGTTGAAACAGTTGACGTTTGATAGTTCAAAACAGGTCCTTGAGAAGGCACACGAACACCTGAAGAGAAATCCGCCTCTCACAGAATTCATGTGA
- a CDS encoding metallophosphoesterase gives MKFVAFGDVHGEELFLNLLQNYLSTNTVDAVFLLGDLVNGGGLSFVRELIDLLVERTSVFGIVGNVDPKPVRDILKDRGISVDKRLAEYRGLRITGLDGTLKTPYTMFNELTESEIYETLKNIGIDERTIILTHGPPYGLFDLTYSGKHVGSKSLLKIIKEYHPLLSLSGHVHEQYGWKTVNGTTVVNVIPGNAFNITEIVISDNNGRYHVQDVKFVSLK, from the coding sequence ATGAAATTCGTAGCGTTCGGAGATGTCCACGGTGAAGAACTGTTTTTGAACCTTTTACAAAACTATCTTTCAACCAATACTGTCGACGCTGTTTTTCTACTGGGGGACCTGGTAAACGGCGGCGGTTTATCGTTTGTCCGGGAATTGATAGATCTTCTTGTAGAAAGAACCTCTGTTTTCGGAATAGTCGGAAACGTTGACCCGAAACCTGTTAGAGACATACTTAAGGATAGAGGTATATCGGTAGATAAACGGTTGGCGGAGTACAGAGGGTTGAGAATAACCGGTTTAGACGGGACATTGAAGACGCCTTATACTATGTTCAATGAACTTACCGAGTCCGAAATATACGAAACGTTGAAAAATATAGGGATAGATGAGAGGACGATAATACTGACACACGGTCCGCCTTACGGTCTCTTTGACCTTACCTATTCGGGCAAGCATGTTGGCAGTAAATCTTTGCTGAAGATTATCAAAGAATACCATCCTTTGTTAAGTCTGTCCGGTCACGTGCACGAACAGTACGGTTGGAAGACCGTCAACGGTACGACCGTTGTCAATGTGATTCCGGGTAATGCCTTTAACATTACTGAGATAGTCATATCCGACAACAACGGAAGATATCATGTCCAAGATGTGAAATTTGTTTCTCTAAAGTGA